A window of the Dongshaea marina genome harbors these coding sequences:
- a CDS encoding methylated-DNA--[protein]-cysteine S-methyltransferase, with protein sequence MTPLSSLNQCSIETPIGWLTLEANQHALLRVSFTPEPVASPCDTPVLREAGEQLTAYFAGRLQQFSVPLSIDDGTEFRQKCWRALQTIPYGETRCYSEQAEQIGSPKAARAVGQANHHNPLSIIIPCHRVIGRSGQLVGYGGGLDRKIWLLAHEKNFMQSSG encoded by the coding sequence ATGACACCACTATCATCGCTAAATCAGTGCTCAATTGAAACGCCTATCGGTTGGTTAACCCTGGAGGCCAATCAGCATGCTCTGCTCCGGGTCAGCTTCACCCCTGAGCCTGTCGCCTCCCCTTGTGATACGCCTGTGTTAAGAGAGGCCGGCGAACAGCTGACCGCCTATTTTGCAGGGCGGTTACAGCAGTTCTCTGTGCCTCTGTCGATTGATGATGGAACCGAGTTTCGTCAAAAATGCTGGCGCGCCCTACAGACCATTCCCTATGGTGAAACCCGCTGTTACTCTGAACAGGCAGAGCAGATCGGCTCGCCAAAAGCCGCCCGGGCGGTTGGTCAGGCGAATCACCATAACCCCCTGAGTATCATCATTCCCTGCCATCGGGTGATTGGTCGCAGTGGCCAGTTGGTGGGCTATGGCGGAGGCCTGGATAGAAAGATCTGGCTATTGGCTCACGAGAAAAATTTTATGCAGTCATCAGGTTAA
- a CDS encoding SDR family NAD(P)-dependent oxidoreductase: MKQQALVTGASRGIGLAVAEYLAGQGYDLLLVAKHFEPVEALRQRLQARYGAQNFRAFAVDLADVDHLELRLDEILSDSPPIDLLFNCAGVLVAGSMELESVQLMQMLQLNTASSILVANRVAQQMKHRQRGYIFNVSSLAGVLGVSKIAGYAASKAALLNYSRSLFKELLPHDVRVTCLCPSVVNTDMTDDGRMDNESKIQVSDLVKSVDYLLSLGDAARVERLDIYCKPIALRDFPS, from the coding sequence ATGAAGCAGCAGGCATTAGTAACGGGGGCCAGCCGGGGGATAGGTTTAGCGGTTGCCGAGTATCTGGCGGGGCAGGGGTATGATCTGCTGCTGGTAGCTAAACATTTCGAACCGGTAGAGGCCCTCAGGCAGAGATTACAGGCCCGCTATGGAGCCCAGAATTTCCGTGCTTTTGCCGTTGATCTGGCGGATGTCGACCACCTCGAATTGCGACTGGATGAGATCCTCAGTGACAGCCCACCGATAGATCTGCTGTTTAATTGTGCCGGTGTTCTGGTCGCAGGCTCTATGGAGCTTGAGAGTGTGCAGCTGATGCAGATGCTACAGCTCAACACCGCGAGTAGTATCCTGGTTGCCAACCGGGTGGCACAGCAGATGAAGCACCGGCAGCGTGGCTACATCTTCAATGTGTCCAGTCTGGCGGGGGTACTGGGGGTATCCAAAATCGCTGGCTATGCGGCCTCTAAGGCGGCGCTACTCAACTATTCCCGGAGCTTGTTCAAAGAGCTGTTGCCCCACGATGTCCGGGTTACCTGTCTGTGCCCCAGTGTGGTCAATACCGACATGACAGATGATGGGCGGATGGATAATGAGAGCAAAATTCAAGTCTCTGACCTGGTTAAATCCGTCGACTACCTGCTCTCTTTGGGGGATGCTGCGCGGGTAGAGCGCTTGGATATCTACTGCAAGCCGATCGCCCTGCGGGATTTTCCGAGCTAG
- a CDS encoding substrate-binding periplasmic protein: MSGCDRVGFRRLTVFLGALVLLIGSGTGWAGARCVLNMGWEPYQYQEDSHLTGFDIELMRLAATDMGCELKLHQRPWQRGIHEARVGVQDLVAGASMTEERQRWFYYSAPYRTETMALFVMKGTSDLYSFSQLRDIVDSQFRLGINRGVYYGKAFEKARQELIDNGRLSVYNTEQQKYKMFMSGRIDGFLGGQASIKALVKNYLDDVEIYPLKITTSDQYILFSKVSTTPGQVARFNQSLAKLKRSGAYQKLVERFLQ; encoded by the coding sequence GTGTCTGGCTGTGATAGGGTTGGCTTTCGGCGACTTACTGTATTTCTGGGTGCCCTGGTTTTACTGATCGGTTCCGGGACCGGCTGGGCTGGTGCCCGCTGCGTCCTCAACATGGGATGGGAGCCCTATCAGTACCAGGAGGATAGCCACCTGACGGGGTTCGATATTGAGTTGATGCGGCTCGCAGCAACAGATATGGGCTGTGAACTGAAGCTTCACCAGCGCCCCTGGCAGCGCGGGATCCACGAAGCCAGGGTTGGAGTACAGGATCTGGTGGCCGGAGCCTCTATGACCGAAGAGCGTCAACGTTGGTTTTACTATTCGGCTCCCTACCGGACAGAGACCATGGCGCTGTTTGTGATGAAGGGGACCTCCGATCTCTACAGCTTCAGCCAGCTCCGAGACATTGTGGACAGTCAGTTCCGATTAGGAATCAACCGTGGGGTCTATTATGGAAAGGCTTTTGAAAAGGCTCGTCAGGAGCTCATCGACAACGGCAGGCTCTCGGTCTATAACACGGAGCAGCAAAAATATAAGATGTTTATGTCCGGTAGAATCGATGGTTTCCTGGGGGGGCAGGCTTCGATCAAGGCTCTGGTGAAGAATTATCTCGATGATGTGGAGATCTACCCTCTGAAGATCACCACCTCAGATCAATACATTCTATTCAGTAAAGTGTCGACAACTCCCGGGCAGGTTGCACGCTTTAACCAAAGCCTTGCCAAACTCAAACGAAGTGGTGCATATCAGAAGTTGGTCGAACGGTTTTTGCAGTGA
- the pepN gene encoding aminopeptidase N, with protein MTMTAPQPQTKYRKDYQPPQFLIDSIDLDFQLDDTQTRVSAVSRVRRNGEHQQPLVLDGQGLELAEVLLNGQSFTEYQLKPDQLELSSLPDEFELTITTIIDPLNNSALEGLYKSGEAFCTQCEAEGFRRITYFLDRPDILSRYRVRITADKTLYPALLSNGNRIDSGELADGKHWVQWEDPFPKPSYLFALVAGDFDLLEDSFSTRSGRKVALEIYVDKGNRDRAFHAMESLKKSMRWDEERFDLEYDLDIYMIVAVDFFNMGAMENKGLNVFNSKFVLANAKTATDNDYHGIERVIAHEYFHNWTGNRVTCRDWFQLSLKEGLTVFRDQEFSSDVGSRAYNRILNVRLMRSRQFAEDASPMAHPIRPDAVIEMSNFYTVTVYEKGSEVIRMMHTLLGEENFQAGMRLYFERFDGQAVTCDDFVQAMQDASGIDLGQFSRWYSQSGTPVLTVRDSYDEASGVYRLHIAQHTPATQDQSDKQPLHIPFNLELYNSRGEPQPFRINGQSVSHILNVTETEQEFEFEGLSEQPIPSLLREFSAPVKLDYPYSNQQLALLMRHATDLFSRWDAAQMLVAKQLKSNLERYRQEQALELPDEVISAFASVLEDESLDPMLKAEILRLSDESSMAELFDEVDVDGIHRVRCFIKQRLAEVLLPRFTQLMGTLNRDEAYQINHQAIGERSLKAVCLSYIACADKELGQELVERLYKGADNMTDTMMALSVANGEQLECRNVLMADFEKAWSHDPLVMDQWFALQALSPAPEVIDSITSLFEHPVFSLKNPNRVRALIGVFSASNPLHFHRIDGAGYKLLAQVIRELNTLNPQVAARLITPLIQFKRYDSQRAALMRSELEKLQQLESLAKDLYEKVSKALS; from the coding sequence ATAACAATGACAGCACCCCAACCCCAAACAAAATACCGCAAGGATTATCAGCCCCCCCAGTTTCTCATCGACAGCATAGATCTTGATTTTCAGCTGGATGATACCCAAACCCGGGTCAGCGCCGTCAGCCGGGTACGGCGCAATGGTGAGCATCAGCAGCCGCTGGTTTTGGATGGTCAGGGGTTGGAGCTGGCGGAAGTTTTGCTCAATGGGCAGAGCTTTACCGAGTATCAGCTCAAACCGGATCAACTGGAACTGAGCTCCCTCCCGGATGAGTTTGAGCTAACCATTACCACCATCATTGACCCTCTGAATAACAGTGCTCTCGAGGGACTGTATAAGTCCGGCGAGGCGTTCTGTACCCAGTGTGAGGCCGAAGGGTTTCGCCGCATCACCTATTTTCTGGACCGGCCCGATATCCTGAGTCGCTACCGGGTTCGGATCACCGCAGACAAGACACTCTATCCGGCGCTGCTGTCCAATGGTAACCGAATTGATAGTGGTGAGCTTGCCGATGGGAAGCACTGGGTACAGTGGGAAGATCCCTTTCCCAAGCCAAGTTATCTTTTTGCGCTCGTGGCCGGGGATTTTGATCTGCTCGAAGATAGCTTTAGTACCCGCTCCGGGCGAAAGGTTGCCCTTGAGATCTATGTGGATAAGGGAAACCGGGATCGAGCGTTTCATGCGATGGAGAGCCTCAAAAAATCGATGCGCTGGGATGAGGAGCGCTTTGATCTCGAATACGATCTGGATATCTACATGATAGTCGCGGTCGATTTTTTCAACATGGGGGCGATGGAGAATAAGGGGCTCAATGTCTTTAACTCCAAGTTTGTGCTGGCCAATGCCAAGACGGCGACCGATAACGACTACCACGGCATTGAGCGGGTGATTGCCCATGAGTATTTTCATAACTGGACCGGTAACCGGGTTACCTGTCGAGACTGGTTCCAGCTTAGCCTCAAAGAGGGGCTGACGGTATTTCGAGATCAGGAGTTCAGCTCAGATGTAGGATCAAGGGCCTATAACCGAATTCTCAATGTGCGGTTGATGCGCAGCCGCCAGTTTGCGGAGGATGCCAGCCCAATGGCTCACCCGATCCGTCCCGATGCGGTCATTGAGATGAGTAACTTCTATACGGTGACCGTGTATGAGAAGGGCTCTGAGGTGATCCGCATGATGCACACCCTGCTTGGGGAGGAGAATTTCCAGGCGGGGATGAGACTCTATTTTGAGCGGTTCGACGGCCAGGCGGTCACCTGTGATGATTTTGTTCAGGCAATGCAGGATGCCTCCGGAATCGATCTAGGTCAGTTTAGCCGCTGGTATAGCCAGTCCGGAACCCCGGTGCTGACGGTGCGCGACAGCTATGATGAGGCAAGCGGGGTCTATCGTCTGCACATAGCTCAACACACCCCTGCGACCCAGGATCAGAGCGATAAGCAGCCACTGCATATTCCCTTTAATCTTGAGCTCTACAACAGTCGGGGTGAGCCGCAGCCGTTTCGGATCAATGGTCAGAGCGTATCGCACATCCTTAATGTGACCGAAACCGAGCAGGAGTTCGAGTTTGAGGGGCTGAGCGAGCAGCCGATCCCCTCCCTGCTGCGGGAGTTTTCGGCGCCGGTAAAACTGGATTACCCTTATAGCAATCAGCAGCTGGCCTTATTGATGCGCCATGCGACCGATCTTTTCTCCCGTTGGGATGCCGCTCAGATGTTGGTAGCGAAACAGCTTAAGTCTAATCTTGAGCGCTATCGGCAGGAGCAGGCACTGGAGCTTCCCGATGAGGTGATCTCTGCATTCGCCAGTGTCCTTGAAGATGAATCCCTGGATCCCATGCTCAAGGCCGAGATCCTGCGGCTTAGTGATGAGAGCTCAATGGCGGAGCTATTTGATGAGGTGGACGTGGATGGTATTCATCGGGTGCGCTGCTTTATCAAGCAGCGGCTGGCAGAGGTATTACTGCCCCGCTTTACTCAGCTGATGGGGACGTTGAACCGAGATGAAGCTTACCAGATCAACCACCAGGCGATCGGTGAGCGCTCTTTGAAGGCGGTATGCCTGAGCTATATCGCCTGTGCCGATAAGGAACTGGGTCAGGAGCTGGTTGAGAGGCTCTATAAGGGCGCTGATAACATGACAGATACCATGATGGCTCTGAGTGTCGCCAATGGGGAGCAATTGGAGTGTCGCAACGTCCTGATGGCGGACTTTGAGAAAGCCTGGAGCCATGATCCTCTGGTGATGGATCAGTGGTTTGCCCTGCAGGCGCTCTCACCGGCACCAGAGGTGATAGATTCGATCACCAGCCTGTTTGAGCATCCGGTATTTAGCCTCAAAAACCCCAATCGGGTGAGGGCGCTCATCGGTGTATTCTCAGCCAGCAATCCGCTTCACTTCCACCGCATTGATGGCGCAGGATACAAGTTGCTTGCACAGGTGATCCGCGAGCTCAATACCCTCAACCCCCAGGTGGCAGCTCGCTTGATCACACCACTGATTCAGTTCAAACGCTATGATAGTCAAAGAGCAGCCCTGATGCGCAGCGAGCTTGAAAAGTTGCAGCAGCTTGAGTCTCTGGCTAAAGATCTATATGAGAAGGTAAGTAAGGCTCTTTCCTGA
- a CDS encoding DUF2835 family protein: MKQYVFNLYIPYRELLLYYQGDVNKLVVRTEMGFTLEIGIDKFRSFVSAAGLRGRFLLTADDHNRFQSLERIG, encoded by the coding sequence ATGAAGCAGTATGTTTTTAATCTCTATATTCCTTATCGTGAGCTACTCCTTTACTACCAGGGTGATGTCAACAAGCTGGTGGTTCGAACCGAGATGGGATTTACTCTGGAGATAGGGATTGATAAGTTTCGCTCATTTGTTTCGGCGGCCGGGTTGCGGGGACGCTTTTTGCTGACTGCGGATGATCACAATCGTTTTCAGTCGCTGGAGCGAATCGGATAA
- the pyrD gene encoding quinone-dependent dihydroorotate dehydrogenase has product MLYNLVRSVLFKFDPEKAHDLSMRQLSRHHHFPFDYFYRQNIPDNPVEVMGLTFPNPVGLAAGLDKDGECIEALDAMGFGFIEVGTVTPRPQSGNPKPRLFRVIPAQGIINRMGFNNKGVDNLVENIKAARYRAVLGVNIGKNKDTPIEKGLEDYLICMDKVYQYAGYIAINISSPNTPDLRSLQYGEALDELLGGLKKKQQELAEQHGKYVPLALKIAPDLSFEEVDQVAQALLKHGIDGVIATNTTLDRSLIFDMPHAGEDGGLSGRPLQNRSTLIINHLKNKLEDKLPIIGVGGIDSAMAAREKQQAGAQLVQIYTGFIYKGPELIKEIANAL; this is encoded by the coding sequence ATGCTATATAACCTTGTTCGGTCTGTATTGTTTAAATTTGATCCTGAAAAAGCTCATGATTTGAGCATGCGTCAACTTTCCCGCCACCATCACTTCCCCTTCGATTACTTCTACCGCCAAAACATCCCGGATAATCCCGTTGAGGTGATGGGGCTGACCTTCCCAAATCCGGTCGGACTGGCTGCCGGTCTGGATAAAGATGGTGAGTGCATCGAGGCGCTGGATGCCATGGGCTTTGGTTTTATCGAGGTGGGGACAGTGACCCCCCGCCCTCAGTCCGGTAACCCCAAACCCCGCCTGTTTCGGGTGATCCCGGCTCAGGGGATCATCAACCGAATGGGTTTTAACAATAAGGGGGTGGATAACCTGGTAGAGAATATCAAGGCGGCACGTTATCGTGCGGTTCTTGGGGTCAATATCGGAAAGAACAAAGACACTCCCATTGAGAAGGGGCTGGAGGATTACCTGATCTGCATGGATAAGGTGTATCAATATGCAGGTTACATTGCGATCAACATCTCTTCACCCAACACACCGGATTTAAGAAGCCTTCAATATGGCGAAGCTCTTGATGAACTGCTCGGTGGACTGAAGAAAAAGCAGCAGGAGCTGGCCGAGCAGCATGGTAAATATGTGCCGCTTGCGCTGAAGATTGCTCCGGATCTCAGTTTTGAAGAGGTGGACCAGGTTGCCCAGGCTTTATTAAAGCATGGAATTGATGGAGTGATTGCCACCAACACAACCCTGGATCGCTCATTGATATTTGACATGCCTCATGCCGGAGAGGATGGAGGATTAAGTGGCAGACCCCTACAAAACAGGAGCACGCTTATAATTAATCACCTTAAAAACAAGTTAGAAGACAAGCTTCCTATTATTGGCGTAGGTGGAATTGATAGTGCAATGGCGGCCCGTGAAAAACAGCAAGCGGGAGCACAGCTGGTGCAAATTTATACCGGCTTTATTTATAAGGGGCCTGAGCTAATAAAAGAGATCGCCAACGCACTTTAG
- a CDS encoding cell division protein ZapC, whose protein sequence is MLLQPSENWCWNYDRQQERLQLELSEDMIFVSSYSAKELIPAALENQRFSVEDTKSYYQLTEALLPLDWPVPLKVQLMLNSIAVQRFYKPKMPQSWFFTTSKHKFKPSFGQIVRLCSPVDSGFFLVIEAGDCASFCLLIDERMTLNPTKQLNQFSVIKVMNDRLWQTEFSQDEDEHSLSLGIS, encoded by the coding sequence ATGTTACTACAACCAAGTGAAAATTGGTGTTGGAACTATGACAGGCAGCAGGAAAGACTGCAGCTTGAGCTATCCGAAGATATGATTTTTGTGAGCTCCTATTCGGCCAAGGAGCTGATCCCGGCTGCCCTGGAAAACCAACGTTTTTCCGTCGAAGATACCAAAAGTTACTACCAGTTAACCGAGGCCTTGCTTCCCCTGGATTGGCCCGTCCCTCTCAAGGTTCAGCTAATGCTTAATAGCATTGCGGTACAGCGTTTTTATAAACCTAAAATGCCACAGAGCTGGTTTTTTACCACATCGAAGCATAAGTTTAAGCCCTCATTTGGGCAGATTGTCAGACTCTGTTCTCCTGTCGACAGTGGTTTTTTCCTGGTGATTGAGGCGGGGGATTGTGCAAGTTTTTGTTTATTAATTGATGAGCGGATGACTCTCAACCCAACGAAACAACTGAATCAATTTTCAGTGATTAAGGTGATGAATGACAGGCTTTGGCAAACTGAGTTTTCTCAGGATGAAGATGAGCACTCACTGTCATTGGGGATCAGTTAA
- a CDS encoding solute carrier family 23 protein, translating to MKLLYELNDRPTPGASLVLAAQHLLAAIGGIIAAPLLLGTAVGLPPSELVFLVNASLIASGLVTIIQCKGGGGSGSACL from the coding sequence ATGAAGCTTCTGTATGAATTGAATGACAGGCCAACACCTGGGGCATCCCTGGTGTTGGCGGCTCAGCATCTGTTAGCTGCGATCGGTGGGATTATCGCAGCTCCCCTCTTATTGGGGACTGCGGTGGGGCTTCCACCATCTGAGCTGGTTTTTCTGGTGAATGCATCACTCATCGCCTCCGGGCTGGTGACCATCATCCAATGTAAGGGGGGCGGGGGATCGGGATCCGCTTGCCTGTAG